The following proteins come from a genomic window of Elgaria multicarinata webbii isolate HBS135686 ecotype San Diego chromosome 10, rElgMul1.1.pri, whole genome shotgun sequence:
- the LOC134404976 gene encoding UPF0462 protein C4orf33 homolog: MSCCFSLIFRDPPCHTIQPLDRLSWETGQGSRPPPAQLHAPKYGFNQSCHLEFCWGRRCKQAYYDWSENVPFSHHETKILRVETREVEYKIKTTWDSLQVMHTPVTIKFKPGDQGLVMEVSSLFFDDPPAPSGKPGEPFDGLWDYEVVESFFLNSATRNYLEVELCPHGQHLVLLLSGGDCLEKGLALAFKADINGGIWNGTAIIPWNYFPPGIDKMNSYAIHGSGIGRTYEALYPIPREEIEEGQGPNFHRLEYFEDFSLKEIMGDDWNQPPSDLWP; this comes from the exons ATGTCTTGT TGCTTCagcctgattttcagggatcctCCTTGCCACACAATACAGCCGCTGGACAGGCTGTCATGGGAGACGGGACAGGGGAGTCGGCCTCCACCGGCCCAGTTGCATGCACCTAAATATGGATTCAACCAAAGCTGCCATCTAGAATTCTGCTGGGGTAGGAGATGCAAACAAGCCTATTACGACTGGag TGAAAATGTACCCTTCAGTCATCATGAGACAAAAATCCTAAGGGTTGAAACAAGAGAG gtagaatataaaataaaaactactTGGGACAGCTTACAAGTTATGCACACACCAGTTACAATCAAATTTAAACCTGGTGATCAAGGCTTAGTAATGGAAGTGAGCTCCTTGTTCTTTGATGATCCTCCAGCTCCATCTGGCAAACCTGGGGAACCTTTTGATGGCCTTTGGGACTATGAAG TGGTTGAATCCTTCTTTTTGAATAGTGCAACAAGAAACTACCTGGAAGTGGAACTCTGCCC GCATGGCCAACATCTTGTATTGCTTCTCTCCGGAGGAGACTGTCTTGAA AAAGGACTTGCACTGGCATTTAAAGCAGATATAAATGGGGGCATCTGGAATGGTACAGCAATTATTCCTTGGAACTATTTCCCCCCTGGCATAGACAAGATGAATTCATATGCAATCCATGGATCTGGGATTGGAAGAACATATGAAGCACTTTACCCAATACCGCGAGAGGAGATTGAAGAGGGGCAAGGTCCTAATTT CCATCGTCTAGAATATTTTGAAGATTTCAGTCTAAAGGAAATAATGGGAGATGACTGGAATCAGCCTCCATCAGATCTGTGGCCATAA